One genomic region from Oncorhynchus gorbuscha isolate QuinsamMale2020 ecotype Even-year linkage group LG13, OgorEven_v1.0, whole genome shotgun sequence encodes:
- the LOC123994063 gene encoding tumor necrosis factor receptor superfamily member EDAR-like, with translation MEGLSMEASASAALLMASCLLALSEPSCNQTQFLHSNGSCADCPVCGPGEQLTDDCGYGDGGEGSRCVACAEGQFSTETGLAPCWQCTRCILLNRQERAVCSPINNAQCGNCLPGYYKLRSRSGEVDLSCMPCYSPTGKIRKECLPLQWKHTSTAVTLNKVQVSMALIGSVTSASIFLLLLLLWALLLIIERFEQVPKYCPEGLHFEVGTAFPRNTLLSNTTETGAIPSITPPESPGPTQDAHHRCLSSLSREGEVHPTSIVINVTTNIKPSLQHGGEDGPWEGQRGHCHTPEEMEQKLLEICTVSQGQSLEELNYDTVQDLSLLLDSGGCGRGSGVRRLGYSLGVTPEVLSNLHGFQDLFQYLRTSTYILLPQLAQAAALLPRPDVVARIHRGLVANHTEISRP, from the exons ATGGAGGGTCTTTCTATGGAGGCCAGTGCTTCTGCAGCTCTGCTGATG GCATCCTGTCTGCTGGCACTGTCTGAGCCCAGCTGTAATCAGACCCAGTTTCTGCACTCTAATGGCAGTTGTGCTGACTGTCCTGTCTGTGGACCTGGGGAGCAGCTAACAGAC GACTGTGGttatggggatgggggagagggtaGCCGCTGTGTGGCGTGTGCAGAGGGGCAGTTCAGTACTGAGACTGGGTTGGCCCCCTGCTGGCAGTGCACTCGTTGTATTCTGCTAAACCGCCAGGAGAGAGCAGTGTGCTCACCCATCAACAATGCCCAGTGTGGCAACTGCCTCCCAGG GTATTATAAGCTCAGAAGTAGGAGTGGGGAGGTGGACCTGTCGTGCATGCCCTGTTACAGCCCAACAGGCAAGATCCGGAAAGAGTGTTTACCTTTGCAGTGGAAACACACCTCCACAGCAG TGACGCTGAATAAGGTCCAAGTCTCCATGGCTCTTATTGGTTCAGTGACTTCCGCCTCAATCTTCCTACTGCTTCTGTTGCTTTGGGCCTTACTACTGATCATTGAGAGATTCG AACAGGTTCCAAAGTATTGTCCTGAAGGTCTACATTTTGAAGTAGGCACAGCCTTCCCACGGAATACACTCCTCTCTAACACCACAGAGACTGGAGCGATACCATCAATTACCCCACCAGAGAGTCCTGGACCAACCCAGGACGCCCACCACAG ATGCCTAAGCTCACTGAGCCGTGAAGGTGAAGTGCATCCCACCTCTATTGTCATCAATGTCACCACCAACATCAAGCCATCCCTTCAACATGGAGGTGAAGACGGCCCCTGGGAGGGTCAGAGAGGACACTGTCACACACCAGAGGAG ATGGAACAAAAACTGTTGGAAATCTGCACAGTTTCTCAAG GTCAGAGTCTGGAGGAGCTAAACTATGACACAGTCCAGGACCTGTCTCTGCTGCTGGACTCAGGGGGCTGTGGCCGGGGCAGCGGGGTGAGAAGGCTGGGCTATTCCCTGGGTGTCACCCCGGAGGTCCTTTCTAACCTCCATGGCTTCCAGGATCTCTTCCAGTACCTGCGCACCTCCACCTACATCCTACTGCCCCAACTGGCCCAGGCCGCCGCCCTCCTGCCCCGCCCTGACGTTGTTGCTAGGATACACCGTGGTCTGGTGGCCAATCACACAGAGATATCCAGGCCCTAG